The proteins below come from a single Pseudochaenichthys georgianus chromosome 14, fPseGeo1.2, whole genome shotgun sequence genomic window:
- the rnf167 gene encoding E3 ubiquitin-protein ligase RNF167, which yields MARLGVSAGAPLSVLVLFFCCVMVPLPTHAYIYAHYSNMTSMLFEDLPALFGSPLPKDGIMGVLTVTRPLNGCTIIDPPPALPPMYDANTTKFIALIRRYDCTFDTKVLNAQLAGYSAVIVHNLYSDTLLNMNYSNETMADAIDIPSVFTSYYASQILRNFIIPEQGAYVILKPEFAFPLSYYLIPFTGVVGMIILVMCVVLIIRCLQYRKRMRKNRLSKEQLKKIPIHKFTKGDDYDLCAICLDDYEEGDKLRVLPCSHAYHCKCVDPWLTQTKKTCPVCKQRVTHSPTEHSESESEEETGGRGEEEGAEGEADSERTPLLRPSNPGSPSGSPGVYSATTTTAQCLVSPAHCDSPILVYEGYHSTLEDSDSESEDAAEDLHHSEDDTTRLIDRDTVEV from the exons ATGGCTCGCCTCGGTGTGTCCGCGGGCGCTCCTCTGAGTGTCCTTGTGTTGTTCTTTTGCTGCGTAATGGTACCCTTACCAACACATGCCTATATCTATGCT catTATAGCAACATGACCTCCATGTTGTTCGAGGACCTCCCGGCCTTGTTTGGCTCCCCACTTCCTAAGGATGGAATAATG GGAGTTCTGACTGTGACCCGTCCTCTAAATGGCTGTACAATAATAGACCCTCCGCCTGCATTGCCACCAATGTACGATGccaacactaccaaattcatcGCACTTATCCGGCGCTATGACTGCACTTTTGATACTAAG GTCTTGAACGCACAGCTGGCTGGATACAGTGCAGTGATCGTCCACAACCTGTACTCTGACACTCTGCTCAACATGAACTACAGCAATG AGACTATGGCCGATGCTATCGACATCCCCTCTGTGTTCACCAGCTACTATGCCTCCCAAATTCTCAGGAATTTCATCATTCCAGAACAAGG GGCCTATGTGATCCTCAAGCCAGAGTTTGCGTTCCCACTCTCGTACTACCTTATCCCCTTCACTGGAGTGGTTGGCATGATTATTCTTGTGATGTGTGTCGTCTTG attatACGATGTTTACAGTACAGAAAAAGGATGAGGAAAAATCGTTTGTCCAAGGAACAACTGAAGAAGATTCCAATCCACAAGTTCACTAAAG GGGACGACTATGATCTGTGTGCGATCTGCCTGGACGACTACGAAGAAGGAGACAAACTGCGAGTTCTACCCTGTTCGCATG CCTATCACTGTAAGTGTGTGGACCCGTGGCTCACACAGACCAAGAAGACCTGTCCCGTGTGCAAACAGCGCGTCACTCACAGCCCCACGGAGCACTCCGAGTCCGAGTCTGAGGAGGAGACAGGAGGTCGGGGGGAGGAGGAAGGAGCCGAGGGCGAGGCAGACTCTGAGCGCACTCCTCTGCTGCGACCCTCCAACCCGGGGTCCCCCTCAGGGAGTCCAGGGGTCTACTCAGCCACCACCACCACCGCCCAGTGCCTCGTCTCCCCTGCCCACTGCGACTCCCCCATCCTGGTGTACGAGGGCTACCACTCCACCCTGGAGGACTCGGATTCAGAGAGCGAGGACGCAGCGGAGGACCTCCACCACTCTGAGGACGACACCACCCGGCTCATCGACAGGGACACGGTGGAGGTCTGA